Part of the Desulfuromonadales bacterium genome, GTGCTCGTGCTGGTGGCTTGCGATGCCGGGATAGCCGTAGTGCTGCATCAGCTTCTCCTCCTCGCCGAAGTGGAAAACGACGTAGCCGTCGAGAAACCGCAGCAACTCGGTGATCTTTTCCTTTCCGTGGCCCTCATGGCAAGCATCGACAAGGTCGCCGAACCGGCGGAACAGTTCCTTGTGCTGCTCGTCGATGATGTCGACCCCGACCGAAAGACTTTCTGTCCATTCCAAAGACATGAGGCCAAATCCTCCCTGTTCGCGATCCGGTCAGGGACCGGATAAAAGAGAAATCCCGGCCCCCATAGTCGGGGCCAGGGTAATTGTACCCTATTTTTGCGCATCGGAAAGAGAGGTGCAACACGCGGCAGAGAGGGGAAAGCGGAGCTTGCGGGGCCGGATTTGTCAGCTAAACCTAATTTAAGTGTTTGACAGCCACGGGGTGGATGCCTTATTTCTTAGCCATCGGAAATACCGTCCTTTGCGACTTAAACATATTCACATGCCGGGTTTGCCATGCCAAAACCACCCAAATCTTCATTGAACCGGCGCCAACGGGCCAGTTGGCGGGACTATCAAGCCGACTTGCGAGGGGGGGCCACTGCCCGACGCTTCTCGCTGCGCAGCACCGTTCGGGCGATCGCCGGCGTCTTGCTGGCGCTGGTCGCCGTTGTCGGCATCGTCGCCTTATTCCGGGCCGCAGGCGATCTGCCTCGGGCCATGGCGGCTCATATCTCTGCACCGGCATCACCTGCCGCCGAACCGGTCAGCAAGGATGAGGTCCGCCAGCTCCTGGATGAAAAGGCTTTCAACAACCTGACGGAAAAGAGCTTCGCCCTGCCGGTCGAAGGCCGGGTTCTCCAGGTAGAGACCACACTGGATGCGAACCTGCAGAACTACCTGCTCGACAAGATCGACCGCCAGAATTCGCGCCATGTCGGCATCGTCGTCATGGAAGCCGAAACGGGCCGGCTTCTGGCCATGGCGGGCTTCGACAAGTTCGATCCGTCCGCCAATCCCTGCCTGCGCAGCGACTTCCCGGCAGCCAGTATCTTCAAGATCGTGACGGCAGCGTCGGCTGTCGATCAGTTCGGCTATGCGGCCGATTCGCCCATGCAATTCAACGGCTACAAGCACACGCTGTACAAGCGGCAGTTGACCGACGCGGTCAATCGTTACACGACAACGGTCTCCTTCCGGGACGCCTTTGCCGAATCGGTCAACCCGGTGTTCGGCAAGCTCGGCGAATTCCGCCTGCGGAAACCGCTGCTGGAAAAGTCAGCCGACGCCTTCGGCTTCAATGAACCGCTCGATTTTGAACTGCCCCTGCCCCCCAGTCATTTTCAAGTCAGCGACGAACCGTACAATTGGGCCGAGGTTGCCAGCGGCTTCAATCGGGAGACCACGATCTCCCCCCTGCACGGCGCGGTGATGGCCTCGGCGGTGCTCAACGGGGGGGCCATGGTGGCGCCATCCATCGTCGACCGGATCGTCGATGCGAGCGGCGAGGTCCTGTACCGCTGGCAGCCGGGCCGGGAGCAGCAGGCCATGTCGGCCAGAGCCGCCACGGCCCTGAGCCAGATGATGGAGACCACGATCGCCTCCGGCACCGCTCGCAAGGCGTTCCGGAAGTTCCGGCAGGACAAAGTCCTGTCGCGCCTGCAGATCGGCGGCAAGACCGGTTCCATCGACAGCCGCTCCCATGATGTGCGCTACGACTGGTTCGTCGGCTTTGCCAGGGAGCGCCAGGGCCAGGGAGCGGTGGTCGTCGCCGTCATGGTAGGCCACGAGAAATACATCGGCATCCGCGCCACCCAGTACGCCCGCATGGCCATGACCTATTATTTCGGCCACCCTGCCGGAAAAGTCTCGCTGCCGTCCGTACCGGTGTCCGGTTCGGCCTCGAGGCGGGTTCCCACCCCATCTCGCCCCACCTGAAAAAAGCATTTGTCCCTTACCGCATCACCTCTTTGCCTCTTCCCGCTTCCGCCCGGACAAAGAAGGCTCCTTCCGGCCTTCCCCGGCCTCAGAGCTGCAGCGACTTGACCTCCAGAAACTCCTCCAGCCCGTAGGTGCCGAACTCCCGACCGTACCCCGACTGCTTGAAGCCGCCGAAGGGGGCGAGCAGGTTGAAGCGGCCGCCGTTGATGTCGATCTGCCCGGCCCGCAGGCGGCGGGCGATGCGTTTGGCGTGCTCGGCGTCGGCGGACCAGACCGCTCCGGCCAGCCCGTAGATCGTATCGTTGGCGAGGCGCACCGCCTCTTCCTCGTCGCGGTAGGTGAGGATGGCCAGCACCGGGCCGAAGATCTCCTCCCGGGCGATGGTCGAGCCGGGATCGACCCGGCCGAAGACGGTCGGCCGGACGTAATACCCTTTGGTCACCCC contains:
- a CDS encoding hemerythrin domain-containing protein — its product is MSLEWTESLSVGVDIIDEQHKELFRRFGDLVDACHEGHGKEKITELLRFLDGYVVFHFGEEEKLMQHYGYPGIASHQHEH
- a CDS encoding penicillin-binding transpeptidase domain-containing protein — its product is MNRRQRASWRDYQADLRGGATARRFSLRSTVRAIAGVLLALVAVVGIVALFRAAGDLPRAMAAHISAPASPAAEPVSKDEVRQLLDEKAFNNLTEKSFALPVEGRVLQVETTLDANLQNYLLDKIDRQNSRHVGIVVMEAETGRLLAMAGFDKFDPSANPCLRSDFPAASIFKIVTAASAVDQFGYAADSPMQFNGYKHTLYKRQLTDAVNRYTTTVSFRDAFAESVNPVFGKLGEFRLRKPLLEKSADAFGFNEPLDFELPLPPSHFQVSDEPYNWAEVASGFNRETTISPLHGAVMASAVLNGGAMVAPSIVDRIVDASGEVLYRWQPGREQQAMSARAATALSQMMETTIASGTARKAFRKFRQDKVLSRLQIGGKTGSIDSRSHDVRYDWFVGFARERQGQGAVVVAVMVGHEKYIGIRATQYARMAMTYYFGHPAGKVSLPSVPVSGSASRRVPTPSRPT